The Gossypium hirsutum isolate 1008001.06 chromosome A13, Gossypium_hirsutum_v2.1, whole genome shotgun sequence nucleotide sequence TCTAAATAgtccaaaatattataatataatttgtcaattttactaagttaattattattttctcttccaacacttgcaaaaaagataaaataattattaaaggaAAGTTTGGAATCTCTATTGATATTGTTGAGACATGTTACATGGAGTTTTCCCTATTGTTTGGGGAAAGAGGAGGAAAGTAACTTTCCATTTcataattgataaaattagtGTGAAGATGTAGGGTTGGAAAAGCAAAATGCTTTTTATGGTTGGAATGAAGGTTTTGGTTAAACTAGTGGCAAATGTTATTCTTGTATATGTCATGAATTGCTTCAAAATATCAACCACATCCCAAGACAAATTAAATGCAATTATTAGCATGTTCTAGTGGGGAAATGGTGGTGACGCAAATAACAAACTAACTGTTGGAATATtctcaaaatatatatagtgtTTCAATCGTTACAAGTGAAAAGTTGTAACcaaaagttataaattttggTGATTAGATGTCACTTTTCATGGTGATGAGTTATGTCTCTTGAATACCAAAAGTTATGTCACTTGATTGAATAGATATGCTTATTTAAGAGATACGTCAATCCAAAAAAAAGGTACCTATAGGATAGTTATAtatctatgaagagacatgagaaTTCCTATAAATAAGAGTGAAGTTCCATTTGCATAagacacacaaaaaaaaaaaccaaaaactttGGAAAAAATTTCTCTATTCTCTTCTATCttttaatattcatatattattctATAAAGAATATTTCTTTATAGAATTTGAAACTCTTACAATGTTTTGCTTAATGCTTAGTGGACTATTTTCGTCAATGCAAAACATAGACAATCATTAGACTTTATTGTATCATCAAAGTTCATTTGCTAGTAACTCTTTTGTACACCAAAATATAGGCGGCGACGAATAAAACCCGAAAGAAAGTGGTATGGTTACATGCCTTCAAACCTTTAGTTAATTTCTCATAAGTTTATTAATCTCTACATACCAACACTAACAAACTTGAAGAAGTACAGAAAAATATGGTTTAAAGACTTCAATAAGTTCAATATTGCCTTGTAAAATAGGCATGACATTGCCTAATGAATCCTAATTCTCTGCATGTCAGGATCCTTAAAGGAAGAGTTTTTCACTTGACTATAATTGTCAATGCTCCTACACTTAGGTAGCATTTGGCGCTTTCCATGTTATGATTCCAATAGGATGTGATTATTGGGAAAGTTACTTTACAATGTTTGGTATACATTGGAAGGTATTGATTGAAATTACAGAGAAGTTACATTATCACGTTTGGTTTACTAAGTACTTTCCTAGAAATGTAATGATAACTATGAATTTAcccttatcaaataaaatataatactcATGTATTTAAATTCtacaataaattttattcttaaaaagatatttggattaaatatttaataataaattttaattgattttttaatgtttttaatttatactttaattgaaagtaaaattatttcaaatttgtcctacatatattttttaaaatataataatgtaCACACAaaatcatgtatatataaattctttttggaataaattgaaaaaaattatttataaataatacttGTAAAGAATCTGTTTAAGTAATAGAGAAAACGTAGTAGGACAACAGAAGAAGAcaattgcttcttcttcttttacgtTTATTAATGGACTAATATCCTAAACCAATATAAAATAGagttaattttgtcttaatgttttttttaattttctaatctACATGGGAAAGTAATTTTCCTATCATGTGAATCACATTGCCATGTTCATGAGAAAGTAACTCCCAAGGGAAAGTTagattgcaataaaagtaaataaaatttgacGTGCCAAACATTGGAATCAATTTTCAATTGATTAAATTCCTAGGAAAGTGACTACTTTTCATCATACCGAACGCTACCTTAGAGCTTTATCCTCGGCTTGGAATAGCTTACGGAAATGCATTCAATGCGTTAAGAAAGGGATATGATGGGACGTGGGCAATATGAAAAGAAAACATTTTTATTAGTGGGGATAAATGGATTCTTAAGACACTAAAATTTAGAGTTAACCGAATATCAGAATGTTACTATGAGGCTCTCGTGGTGCATGAGCTTATTGACTAGATCCACAGATGTTGGAAAACAGACTTGATGATTCAAATGCTTGGTCTATAGAGTGCTGAAAAGATTAAAATCATTCCTATTGTCAATGGCTCAGAAGAAGATATTTTTCCAATAAGGCCTTGAGAGTGTTAGCAAAGGTTGCAACATTGAGATCTTAAGTTCCCAAGTTCAAGTCTTGCCATGCATAAATGTCAAGTGTGGGTTCTCCTTTAGGTTATTCCAATTTAATTATACTATGTATTGACCTtgttcaaatatattttaattttcagttCATTGTGATTTGTATTGAGTTGATTCTAATTGATTATACATGTATTATTTGTGATGCACTTGTACTTGTGGTTTTACATTGTAAATtccttcaagaaaaaaaaaagaggatcaTTTGGTTTGGCACTTCACAAAGGATAAAGACTCCCAGTTTGGCAACCCAAGTCCTTCTAGAATTACTCGGAACAATAAAAGGGTGTGGAGAACTATAAGGAAGCTTAATTGTTCGCCAAGAGGCAAGATGGTCACATGGAGAAGTTGTAAAAATTTCATCGATTCGAAAGAAAACCTTTTGGGATGCCACTGATCATACCATGACAAATGCCATAGATGTGAAACCATGGTTGAATTTGGAAAACACATTCTCTTCCTCAATCTGTTAGCTAAAGTGGCGTGGGGATGTTTAAAGTTTGGATGCAATCTATTCCTCATTGATTTTGGCTCTTGTTTTGATTGTAGATCCATAGCAACTAAGTCGATAATTTTGGCTTGATTACAATACTATGTTAGGAAAACTAGAAATCTCGGGATGATGAGATTTATTAGAACAGTAAAAGTAGTCCATTTCAAGTGTGGAATAAAGTGTTAGAAAGGTTCAAAGATTTCAACTATTCATGCCCTCCCCCTTAACTAACTCATAATAGAATCAGGACCATTGAATCCTAGTCTCATTTACCCTAATTTTAATTAACACAACTTTTAATAGCCATTCTAAAAAGTAGCAATTATTATTGTGGTTTGGAACCATGAGAGGAAAATTGTCAATAGTATTAACATAAATTTCGATGCTTTTAATCTGTTAGCTATAAAGGTATAAGTAATTCATTTAAGGTGTTCACTTGTCAAAAGGAATGACTAGTCCAGGATCATCATTGAAAGGCAAGAAAGGAAGCTTGTGGGAGATTTAGGGATGAACCTATCTTTTTCTTAATTGTTATGTTGTTGCCTGATTGGGTGGCAAAAAACCATGAAATTGGTAACTCGTCCAATTGACTGGGTTGAGTTCCTCTTTTAGTTCTTATTAATATGTTGTTGCTACTTCTTTGGTATGGAATGAAAATTGTATTTCTTAAGAGCAAAGCCATAAATAATGACATGGGGTTGAAATTACATGCCTTCAAAGATGTATTGTTATTTAATGTGTTAAATAAATTCGAGACCAAGTAAAAGCTCAAAAcaagtaaaagtatcatgaaagtttgagttggattgcattttattctattaattcaAGAAAGTGGTTAAATTAATCCTTTAAGTTAGATCTAGtaacaaattagtcatttttgtttaaaatttcattcatttatgtagttaaaaattaaattgtaaaatgtaataACCAAATAGCGACCATGTTATATATATGTACCTTATATTAatgtacaaaaataaatttttaattaatataaaaacttttATAATACTTTAAACATAAAATGTGATATCAACATAATGAAATACCTcaaaattagtattttatttttctaaacgCAACATGTAACTTTTGGTCAATTATTGGTTTAAACTACAACAAAAATACAAAACGAAACTCACATGTAACATCAAAGATTAAACAACGCAAAATAAAGACATGTAAGACTAAAACATCAATTATGGGTTTAATCAAaagaaagttttttatttttttatttttttgccttataattataaaaaattctaataatCCATTTTCTCTCTGTAAAGACTGTTTTTGTCAATGGAAGAAAGGTCAAGAATGGAATTtacatgaaaagaaaaaaaaatacatccCCTCAAAAGCATACAAAAGACCTGGGCATGCTTTTGAGACACAGAATATAGAATAGTAGGAGGAAATCATGTTGACTCACAGTGTATCTGCTTCGACCTCACCACATacctgagaaaaaaaaaaaaaaacaacccaaTAAACgattataataataatacaacTTTCTTTGTTCCACTATCTTAACTCTCTTTCTCTGGTTTTCATCATttgctttcttcttcttttctctgtggtaagctttataaaaatcttGATAACCCTTTTCTAAATTTCGGTTTTTTTTTTCGagggtttttttttgttgttgtttgaggGGTTTTTGTTTGGTTTCCTAGAAAACTGTAGGAAAAGGAGAGAAAGTTGGGAATCTTGCGACATCCTAAATTGTTCTAATACAGTTTTTAACAGGGACTAAACGTACCCATGTGAACTCTTTTTGTCTGTTAATCTCCGTTAATGGGTTGTTTTCATCTTGCTTTTTTTTcccacttttttttttggttgattaAGGGTTTGGAAAACAAAGAGAGAGTAAGCTTTTTCTTAGCAACTCTGTTTTCTTGGGATTTGAAAtgtgaaagaatttttttttttgattctaTGAACTTTGGGTTTTCTTCTGCTTCAGCTAAACTTATTATGTTTTTCAATAATTGCTTCCATGGGATTGGATTATCAAAAGTATAGgaattttttcatttctttttttagcAAAGAAAATAATTATCAGCCTTTTTCTTGGGCAACTCGAATCATCATCTTTACTCAGTTAACTTATTATGAAGAAGTTCATTgtgtttaaattttctttttgattttctcCTTCACTTTCACTGCAACCGAACATAGCTCTGATTCGTTCTCttcttaaatatctcttaactttccttttttattttatttttgtaatgtaATGCTAAAATTGAAATAATACACTGATGAAGCCGATGGTCTGAATCTTTATTACGCTTGTTATTTGTTAGCACATTATTTTTGTCTACTGATAAGCTGCTATTGTATGCTTCAAGTTTCCAATTTATTTGTTCCTTTGAAGTGTTGATGATTCTTATGTTTAACTTGTTTACCAATTATGTATAGGCATTTACATTATTCatagtgatggagtcttggagcTATGGGTCTGAAGGGAAAGGCCTTCTGTTTACCGATGAAATGGATTTGGATGCTTTTTCTAGAAGTAGGAAAGCAATGCTAAGTTGGGACCTCAAGCCTTCCACTGATCTTGAAGGTGTTGAGAGCATGGAATTCATGGATTTTGGTATTGCTGCTGATATGAACAAAAAACCCTTTTATGGTAACACCAGTATGGGGATTTTTGGAGCTGAGTTTGGTAATGATTCTACTAAAAGTCTAGTTTCTCCTACTTGTATGATTTCCTCTACTTCATATTTTGGTGAAGAAGAATCTGGTTCCAAGCATTGCAGTTCTTTGATGGACTCTAACAGTCAGGAATCTTCACTCATTGATTTGAAGCTTGGGAGATTGACTGACTATAAAGATGCACACCATGGCAAATTCTTGAAGGAAACCTCTGTTGTTTCCCCTGTTCGACCGGCTTTTGTGCCGAAGAAAGCTCGAACCACAAGCTCACATTCTCAAATTCCTTGCTGTCAAGTTTATGGTTGCAACAAGGACCTTAGCTCTTCAAAAGATTACCACAAGAGGCACAAAGTTTGTGAGGCTCACTCTAAGACTGCCAAAGTAATTGTCAATGGAATTGAACAGCGGTTTTGTCAGCAGTGCAGCAGGTTGGTTTTCTTTTTTATCACTTTTTGCCTTTAAATGTTTATCTGTCTATGTCGAATTTAGTGGTTATTATATTTGGAATGATCTGATGAGCTAGCCTGCTTGTTCTTAGGATTCTTGAGGAAGTTATTGGTGATAATTGATAAGATATAAAGGATGTATTTTAACAAATGAAAGGGGCTTGTTCATGTTTACAAGGAGTTTCAAAGGAGGCAATGAAACCAATTTAGAGAAGTTCATGTAAATGCAAATGAAGAAGTACGGGGTTATCCTTGTAGGTTTCTTGCAgaacaactttttctttttggagGAAGGTCCCCAAATCCTTCCTTCCTTCTCTGTCCTTCCCTAGCAATAACTTGGCAACCCATATTGGGGACATAACTGTTCCATCTGGAAAAAACTGTGCCTCATGTTAGGAAATGATTGTATACAATTTAAACCCTTAATTCATGGGAATTTGTGCTTAAATTTTAATCTTAGTTTAGTTTATTCTATTCAAGCTCATTAATCCTAATTATTTTAGTTCATTGTTCTGCACTTTCATGGCCCTTATTTTGACACATTTTTGTTGGTATTAATTGTAATTCTTATTGCTTCATCAGGTTTCATTTACTAGCGGAATTTGATGAGGGTAAGCGCAGTTGTCGTAAACGCCTAGCAGGGCATAATGAGCGCAGAAGGAAGATTCATTTCAATACCTTTTCCGGAAAATCACATAAGTTGCTTCATTCATATCAAGGTATGAACAATCTCTTACCTTTAAATCTTCTGAATACATTTGAAACTAAGATATAAAGTTAAACCTGTCCCAAGGCAGAATTGGTCATGTAATTTAAGCCACTAAGAATGTTTAGTTGCAGTTTCCCTGACTTCTACTTTCACTTGCATTGGTACAGGTAGTAACTAATATGTGCGTACATATAAGAGGGAAATAATTTTCTAAAGAAATGCATTCTAATGTTATTTTCTACCACGTACTTATTCTGAAACTTTGAGAAGTAGAAAAGCTAATGCGATACCTGATCAGCAATCTTCGAACTGAAAAATGTTCATTGTCGTCAGAAACACAACTGAAATCATCCATGTGGAAGCAGTTTTACAAGACTTTATGTTGGGAATGTAAAATACTAAAAACTACTAGAAAATTGTATAACCAAAGCATTGTATCgtacttaaatttttaatgagttCAGATATGCTTCGCAATACTGGTTAATCAGACAGAGTTGTAGGCTTAGCTTGCTTTGCTTCCTTAGTTTGCTGTAGAATTTTATTTTGCTAACTTTTAACATGTTGGTCACCTATGTGGATTGTCAGGTACCAAGTTTCTGGGAACCTCCATACCGAAACAAACGCCTTTTGTTGTCCCTAACATATTTCAAGTTGACTTTCTTCATCCAGAAAGACATGCATACAGTAATCAATATCAGCAGGTTAAATCTGAAGAGAAACCAATGTATAGTTCTCAATCAGCAACGCCAATCACAAACGGGCAGTCGTCTTTCTTTCATATGCATGGCAGTGGGAAGCAACATCTTTCTGGAACATTATCATCAGCAACTGAAGCCTTCAATGCTTCTAGTGCAGCACCAACAGTTAAAGAGTTATCTGGGGTTTCACGCTCAGACTGTGCTCTCTCTCTTCTGTCAGTTCAATCCTTGGATTTGTCAAGCCATGTGACAGGTATTCAAATGACTAGGCCCTTGATCAATCAAGCTGGCCATGCCAATCGTAGCACTGAGAAATCTGCAGCGATGAGTTACTCGGAAAAAGGCAGCAGTTTCTATTCATGTGGGATGAACCCTACCGGAGTAAGCCAAGAAGGGTCAGTCGTGGTCTCCGATGCTGGTCATACTGCTAATTTTGAAGGTAAAGTCCAAGACTTGGATCTTTTGAGTGCAAGGTATTGTCTTTCTCCTGAAAATGGGACCACTGTTGATTTGCTTCAACTTTCAACACACCTCCAAAGAGTGGAGCAACAGAGGAACTCCATGCAAGTAAAGCAGGAAAATGAGGATCTGTTTTATTTCCTTTCCACTTAATTGGTACAAGAGGGAGAAAGGTATATGCACTAACATCTTTGTcatattattttgttttcaagGATTTGGTTCAATGTGCATTCTTTGCTGTCAAATGCTCTCCATCTGAGTATTGTTCTTTGAAGGATTAAAAGAGAGGTTAATAATAATGTTCTTTTATTCTTGCAGGCTTTCAGGGAGAGTTGCAAAACTGCTGCATTAAACTCTTTTTTCTATAACCTCATTGGTGCGTTTTCACAATACGCTGTTAGGAGACTTGATACCATTGGTAGTACATCTTATTTTCCGGTCAGTACATAACAAAGCGAATTCTGGAACTGTACATTTGTGCAATTTCAGTAGGATTTGTTCCTTTACTAGAACTCTTGTTTTCTGCTGATATTATGTAGTTAAGGTGGTTTAATTATTATGTTAATATATGATGATATAATCCGAGACATTGTAGGAAACACTTTTAGATTGGTATATGATCCCTCATCACTTTGGTTGCAATGAAGGGGCAATGTTCAAAGGGACAAACTAAGAGTCAAGTTGGAATAAAGATCACCCTGTAAAAAGAATTTTAGAATCTGAATCATTTTGCACTGACagcttatattatattataatatatgtatatgatatgcTTAAAAACTTTTTAGTGGTTGATGTTAATTGGAAGAAGATATCTAGTCAGTGTGCTGCATGCATATCTTTGTTAAAATATTTCTTGCTACTTTCTTGCTGGTTGATATTAGTTTACTCTGGAGCATGATAACTTTTCTGCATTTCTTTACAGCcaccattctttttctttatatatatataaagttataCCAAAGGTCTTGGAGTTTTGACTGGATGTTACTTCTGTACTAAAGAAGAATTTATCATCAAGTTGATGATTGAAGTGATACTATTGTCGTCATATAAAAGAGAACTTCAAAAAATGCATTAATCTCAAGTCTAATATATTGCTTGAGAATAACTCGAATTtacataataaaacaaaatattttaaatttatccataCACATGTTATTTTGAAACATGATACGATATGTAAGTGTAGGTTTTTAAATAGCTACAAGAATGAAATGCAGCCATTAAAATCCCATGGGAAAGAGTTGCAACTTGGCTTTCTATTTACATCTGTATTGTTAGCTCAAGGTTTGCACTCATATCTGACTGGGATTATGGATTATTCAACCAACAATGGATTATGGatgttataatataaatattagccTAAGTGGTGGGCAGTCActctcaataataataataataataataataataataataataataataatagtgtgGAGAAGGTAGAGATGTCCATGGATTTATAATATTCACCTGAAATTTGACTATCAGGGATATGGCGCTTTAAATTTTGtcaagtattttttaaattttaaaaaatggtatatttatattttatcctattaaaattttaaaatttctttggAGTACATAAATTATTTGAGGTATGTCGATGTttcatctctgaatttctttttaatttgacCCCCTGTAAAACATTTAgcttgaaattataaaatttgttttttttctaaaccTCACTCATTAGTATcagtttaattttctttattttaattttaaatcaagtaggtattttaatattatataattttactcaaatttaattaaattataattgttGACATCAaggctttatttattattaattctatGCAATATGCCCTAGATAAGCACATATCGAGCTATTACttgataaaatttcattattttcttaaaaGCTTAATTCCCAATTTGGCTTGTAAAATATATTTGTAACGTCCCAAGCCGGCTTAAATTAGACTCGAATTCGGAAGATTATATTAGCTACTGAAATGACCTAGTAAATTATTGGAGTTTTGGAAATagtcattttaaaacatttctttatcttagaagaaaacttagttaattatcgaattatttattactcaaaatattaattatattatagtagtgaaaaagtgatatctatttatgtttttaatgaaaACCGGGGTTCATGCATAGCTAAACAATTATTCATAATTCGATgtcctaaaattaaattaaatatcatgcaatataaaaacaaaaatataaactcaaatCCTATGTCTCTTCCCATagttctaaataaaataatacagtttttgaataataaaataaatcaaataatgagCCTAAAGTAATTTTATAAGTAAAAACTGAACCGAGACCCTCCGAATGTTGTGTCCGCGTCCTAACCTGGTAGATTATTTGTAGGGATGAAAATTAAAGGGGGTGAGATATGATGCTCAGTGTGAGTTTCATCACAAGAAAATCAAATGCAAATTAATAAACCAagcatataataatagtatttAGTACAATAATAGTCATATATAATAGCAGTAATTGACAGTTTATTCGAGCATGCTTATGAATGCCATTGTAATGCAATTTCAGtttaacaataaagaataaggtCCTACTCCACCGCTACACTCTACAGTAAGAGTTCCCCATAACTCTTATATCCCGGACACTCCAGTTTGTGGATGAGCCATCAGTGTTGCAGGTTAATACGTTGCTAGTAGTTGTGAATACATAACAGATTTGCATATAAAAGCTACCAGTAATAGTTGTGGATAAGTCACCAATGTTTGCAGGTTAATACACTGCCAGTAGGTTATGAATGCACAACAGGTTTGCAGATAAAAGCTGCCAGTAAGTTTGTGGACAAACCAATAGTGTTTGTAGATAAATTGCCAATACTTCCTCATTCCAAAGCATCCCTACCCCATGCAATGCAGTATGACATACGTGTATCAATACAATACATAAGTAGTAGACATGTTCAACATGTATTTAGATCAACAGTAGTAGCAGACATGTTTGTCATGTATTCGATTTATCAGTACAGTCAGCATGTAATAGCTTGACTTGCAAACCTTAAAacttacaagggacacacggctgtgtcgcatggtcgtgtgtcacacatggctgagtcacacgcccgtttcTCAGGTCCTGTGGACATAAAAttggccaaattcaagccatttccatcacccaATTCAATTAtgtacctacaagccatttgcaccctTGACCAATGCATCAaagcataccaaaacatacataaaaTGGCCAATTCAAATGATCAAATTCCATTAAGCCAATATGCCATTTAGGCACCTCAATTGCATTCAACCAAATCTTACCTAATCATGGAAACCTTACTACATTTTATACATACATATCAAGTCTAATACCATTTCAAAACTTACATTATCTTGACCACGTTAAAGCTATTCCATCACATAACATATAACCATTGAAACATGCATTAAAATTTGCCATATTGACACATACTAGTAAGGCATCTATatgtaccaaaatgacactaagCAATTTACCaacatcaaatggtaccaaaactAATTATACCTACCAATATCATCAACTAGCATTCAATCAGATaccaacacaagtccacctatacatgccattataaccttgactaATACATCGAAACTACCGATAtaatcactggatagtgtgattgatcTCCAACGTGCTTCCAAAATgatcaagcttccgataatctgtaaagtaaaggaaaataattacgtaagcaatgaatgcttaataGCTCGTAAAAACTTTAAATACACATTCCATTAtaataatgaactttatagggTAAATATAAACCTTTACCAATTCCACAAGATTTACCAGGctatataaccatcaactcacaaatgagtaagtccatcaacatcacatatatttttcattccttaCATAATAAGATTTATAAGACATATTACACAATCATTAACTTTTTCATTAGACTATGAACCACTTTACTTACATACTTGTttttccatttacttactttctaTTCCATTTATTTAACATAAGtttaaataacattattaattcacaaattagtgtatttattcatgacatgagtaaattcatccataacataAGTATACTTCTCACATATAAATATgtcatttaactcatcaatcctTTTAGTTCATCATATTACAtcccaattatgaacttaccatttcattaccttttttTAACTGTATCATTTGCATAATACAAGACATAAGTATAAACATCAACCAATtacacaagcctaagcaccaacaacacatgttatcatattcaaacataatCCACATGATTTTAACATAGGTAAGCCATTACACATGAACATAATTCATTTGAATTCATCATTttccttaacatatcatacttttAATGAAACTTGCCATTTCAACCCTTTTCATAAATACATGATATAATTCCTTTTGAACACTTACCTTTTCCTTTTCATGTccgttgaaccgtttagaatatcattggatacgagggatagctcacacaaagtgtgctaacatAGAAGTTtaacctttcctttcctttacatcattgcttacacgagctgtgggtcggaatgtaagctacacgatactgctcacacgggctgtggagtatccgcaacaaatatAGAACCTCAGCCATTGATAGGatattcaagaccagcactccaaacatgaaaaccctaatgacatgtcatgtaacaacccatttttggcgagattggaatagtggtttcagaaccacaaaccCGAGccacaaataaaaaattattttattttattttatggttggcacCATGATTGGAaagtcacatgaaaattttggtacgaaaattttaccgattgtgtgttcaattagggaaaggactaaattgcataaaatgcaaaagttgggttctagtagctatagctatcaaatagctatggaattcaaaacttaaggtccttatatggtaattagaccattgaagagtagttagtagatattttaataacTCATCCAtgggaaaattaaaaaaagggtagggatt carries:
- the LOC107893803 gene encoding squamosa promoter-binding-like protein 6 isoform X2, translated to MGCFHLAFFSHFFFWLIKGLENKERAFTLFIVMESWSYGSEGKGLLFTDEMDLDAFSRSRKAMLSWDLKPSTDLEGVESMEFMDFGIAADMNKKPFYGNTSMGIFGAEFGNDSTKSLVSPTCMISSTSYFGEEESGSKHCSSLMDSNSQESSLIDLKLGRLTDYKDAHHGKFLKETSVVSPVRPAFVPKKARTTSSHSQIPCCQVYGCNKDLSSSKDYHKRHKVCEAHSKTAKVIVNGIEQRFCQQCSRFHLLAEFDEGKRSCRKRLAGHNERRRKIHFNTFSGKSHKLLHSYQGTKFLGTSIPKQTPFVVPNIFQVDFLHPERHAYSNQYQQVKSEEKPMYSSQSATPITNGQSSFFHMHGSGKQHLSGTLSSATEAFNASSAAPTVKELSGVSRSDCALSLLSVQSLDLSSHVTGIQMTRPLINQAGHANRSTEKSAAMSYSEKGSSFYSCGMNPTGVSQEGSVVVSDAGHTANFEGKVQDLDLLSARYCLSPENGTTVDLLQLSTHLQRVEQQRNSMQVKQENEDLFYFLST
- the LOC107893803 gene encoding squamosa promoter-binding-like protein 6 isoform X1; this encodes MNFGFSSASAKLIMFFNNCFHGIGLSKAFTLFIVMESWSYGSEGKGLLFTDEMDLDAFSRSRKAMLSWDLKPSTDLEGVESMEFMDFGIAADMNKKPFYGNTSMGIFGAEFGNDSTKSLVSPTCMISSTSYFGEEESGSKHCSSLMDSNSQESSLIDLKLGRLTDYKDAHHGKFLKETSVVSPVRPAFVPKKARTTSSHSQIPCCQVYGCNKDLSSSKDYHKRHKVCEAHSKTAKVIVNGIEQRFCQQCSRFHLLAEFDEGKRSCRKRLAGHNERRRKIHFNTFSGKSHKLLHSYQGTKFLGTSIPKQTPFVVPNIFQVDFLHPERHAYSNQYQQVKSEEKPMYSSQSATPITNGQSSFFHMHGSGKQHLSGTLSSATEAFNASSAAPTVKELSGVSRSDCALSLLSVQSLDLSSHVTGIQMTRPLINQAGHANRSTEKSAAMSYSEKGSSFYSCGMNPTGVSQEGSVVVSDAGHTANFEGKVQDLDLLSARYCLSPENGTTVDLLQLSTHLQRVEQQRNSMQVKQENEDLFYFLST
- the LOC107893803 gene encoding squamosa promoter-binding-like protein 6 isoform X3; this translates as MKPMAFTLFIVMESWSYGSEGKGLLFTDEMDLDAFSRSRKAMLSWDLKPSTDLEGVESMEFMDFGIAADMNKKPFYGNTSMGIFGAEFGNDSTKSLVSPTCMISSTSYFGEEESGSKHCSSLMDSNSQESSLIDLKLGRLTDYKDAHHGKFLKETSVVSPVRPAFVPKKARTTSSHSQIPCCQVYGCNKDLSSSKDYHKRHKVCEAHSKTAKVIVNGIEQRFCQQCSRFHLLAEFDEGKRSCRKRLAGHNERRRKIHFNTFSGKSHKLLHSYQGTKFLGTSIPKQTPFVVPNIFQVDFLHPERHAYSNQYQQVKSEEKPMYSSQSATPITNGQSSFFHMHGSGKQHLSGTLSSATEAFNASSAAPTVKELSGVSRSDCALSLLSVQSLDLSSHVTGIQMTRPLINQAGHANRSTEKSAAMSYSEKGSSFYSCGMNPTGVSQEGSVVVSDAGHTANFEGKVQDLDLLSARYCLSPENGTTVDLLQLSTHLQRVEQQRNSMQVKQENEDLFYFLST
- the LOC107893803 gene encoding squamosa promoter-binding-like protein 6 (The RefSeq protein has 10 substitutions compared to this genomic sequence), coding for MESWSYGSEGKGLLFTDEMDLDAFSRSRKAMLSWDLKPSTDLEGVESMEFMDFGIAADMNKKPFYGNTSMGIFGAEFGNDSTKSLVSPTCMISSTSDFGEEESGSKHCSSLMDSNSQESSLIDLKLGRLTDYKDAHHGKFLKETSVVSPVRPAFVPKKARTTSSHSQIPCCQVYGCNKDLSSSKDYHKRHKVCEAHSKTAKVIVNGIEQRFCQQCSRFHLLAEFDEGKRSCRKRLAGHNERRRKIHFNTFSGRSHKLLHSYQGTKFLGTSIPKQTPFVVPNIFQVDFLHPERHAYSNQYQQVKSEEKPMYSSQSATPITNGQSSFFHMHGSGKQHLSGTLSSATEAFDAPSAAPTVKELSGVSRSDCALSLLSAQSLDLSSHVTGIQMTRPLINQAGLAHRSTEKSAVMSYSEKGSSFYSCGMNPTGVSQEGSVVVPDAGHTANFEGKVQDLDLLSARYCLSPETGTTVDLLQLSTHLQRVEQQRNSMQVKQENEDLFYFLST
- the LOC107893803 gene encoding squamosa promoter-binding-like protein 6 isoform X4 translates to MESWSYGSEGKGLLFTDEMDLDAFSRSRKAMLSWDLKPSTDLEGVESMEFMDFGIAADMNKKPFYGNTSMGIFGAEFGNDSTKSLVSPTCMISSTSYFGEEESGSKHCSSLMDSNSQESSLIDLKLGRLTDYKDAHHGKFLKETSVVSPVRPAFVPKKARTTSSHSQIPCCQVYGCNKDLSSSKDYHKRHKVCEAHSKTAKVIVNGIEQRFCQQCSRFHLLAEFDEGKRSCRKRLAGHNERRRKIHFNTFSGKSHKLLHSYQGTKFLGTSIPKQTPFVVPNIFQVDFLHPERHAYSNQYQQVKSEEKPMYSSQSATPITNGQSSFFHMHGSGKQHLSGTLSSATEAFNASSAAPTVKELSGVSRSDCALSLLSVQSLDLSSHVTGIQMTRPLINQAGHANRSTEKSAAMSYSEKGSSFYSCGMNPTGVSQEGSVVVSDAGHTANFEGKVQDLDLLSARYCLSPENGTTVDLLQLSTHLQRVEQQRNSMQVKQENEDLFYFLST